GTTTTCCGGATGATGTACAACACGTTCAAAAAGAATTCAAAAGCGTACGCGTTTCTCGAACGGCTCAAAGCGGACGCAACTTCTCTCCAGCGCCTGTACATTCCCAAACTGACAGATCACATCGCGACCATCGATCCGGAAAGCGCCGCCGCGTTCCGCCGCCGGATGCAGCAGTTCAAGCCGCGTCTCATACTGAACATGATAGACGATCCGCGCGACGCCGACAAATCGCTTAAAATACGCCGCTCGTGCAGCGAATACCTCGGCCTCGAACTGGAACATCTGGGCGTCATTTACCGCGATTCCATGCAGGATAAGGCGCTCGCCTCGAGACTCCCGGTCATCGTGTACAAACCGCAGTCGGTTCTGGCACAGTCGGTGTACCGTATTGCCGAAAAAATAATGCGTTCCGAAACGCTTTTGTTCGACACGAACACAGCCGACAGTTTTGAATTGGCGGAAGCCGAGGCGAACGACGATTTCGAGGCGAAACTTTCATACGTGGAAGACCTCGTCGGTTCCGGGGCGCTCACGATGGGAGATCTTGCCGAAACGATCAAAACGCAGCAATATGAAATTACTCAGCTGAAAAAAGAAAATCAGCTGCTCAAATCGAAAATAGTCAAAGCCTGTTCGCAGGGTTTCAAATTGTAAAGGATGCATCGTATGCCGCTCGCTCTTAAATATCCGTCGTGGATTCACCCTGAAATTTTTCCCGGAATTCCTTTTTTAAATCTGTTCCGCTGGTACGGACTGATGTATATTTTTGCGTTCGCAACGGCGTTTCTCGTACTGCGCAAATTGGTAAAAGAAGGCGCGCTCGACACGGCCGGGTACTGCGTTACGGAAGACGACTTGTTCAGCTTTTTCGCCACCGGAATCCTGTTTTTGCTGATAGGTGCCCGCGTGTTTTCGGCGTTCGTATACGATACGTCCGGGATTTACCGGGCAAAGCCGTGGCTGATTTTTTGGCCGTTCGACGAGTCGGGCCGTTTTACCGGACTTGCCGGCATGTCGTACCACGGCGGTTTCATAGGCGGTCTTTTGGGCATGATTTTCTGGTGCGTACGCAAAAAGAAACCCGTTTTAAAATGGATCGACGCGATGGCGATCGCCATTCCGCTCGGCTATACGTTCGGCAGACTGGGTAATTTCCTGAACGGAGAATTGTTCGGCCGCGTTACCACGATGCCGTGGGGAATCGTGTTTCCCGACGCGCAGAAATTTTCCGCTTCCATTCCGTGGGTACGGGACATCGCCGACAAAGCCGGCATCGTAATCGCGGAAGGGCAAAAACTGGTCAACCTGCCGCGCCATCCGAGTCAGCTGTACGAAGCGTTCTTTGAAGGCATCGTGCTGTGGACGCTGCTGTGGTTCTGCCGCAAACGCAAACCGTTCGACGGTTTTATGGCGGCGCTGTATACGATCGGATACGGCACGGTGCGGTTCGTCATTGAATATTTCAGGGAACCGGACGCCGATCTGGGCTACCGGATAGAAACGGTCGCCGGAACGCCGACGTATTTCAACACGTCGCTGCTCAACATTTCGACCGGACAGATTTTATGCTTGCTCATGATAGGCGGCGGCCTGATTTTGATGCTGCTTTGCGCCGTTCGCGCTCGCCGCAGCGGAAAAAAATAACGCGCCCCGCACCGGGACACCGGAAATTTCCGGCGGAGCGCGCGTAAGGGCTGCGCAGGATACACCTGCCGCACGATACCGTGCGGGCCGATATCGCCGCGCATTGATTCCCGTACGCACAGCGGATGCGGGCGGCGGGCTTTTTACTGAGAAATCAATTCGGCGAGCTTTTCCGCCGTAAAACCGAAGTGCTCCGCAACTTTTTTCGCGGGACCTGATGCACCGAAATCTTTCAAGCAAAAAATGTCTTTTTCGGCGGAAACGAAACCTTCCCAACCGAGCTTACTGCCCGCTTCTGCGACAATAACGCGCGGAGCGGCTCCGGTAATCAATTTACGCAGCGCGGCCGGCTGCGATGCGAACAGTTCCCGGTCGGGCACCGACACGACGCGGACGGTTTTTCCGTTCACGAGTTTCGCCGCGTTCAGCGCGAGTTCCACTTCCGAACCGGTTGCAAGCACGGTAACGTCCGGGACGTCTGCTCCGCGCCGGACGACGTACGCACCGCAGCGCATCGTATTGCGCCAGTCGGGATCGTCTTTTTCATAAACGGTAATATTCTGCCGCGTAAAAAACAGACACACCGGATGATCGGTAACCGACATCGCCATATTCCACGCTTCGACCGTTTCTTCCGCGTCGCCGGCGCGGATAACCTGCATACCGGGAATCGCGCGCACGCACGAAATCGTTTCAATCGGCTGATGCGTCGGGCCGTCTTCCCCGACGTAAATCGAATCGTGAGTTAAAACGTACAGCACCGGCAGCTTCATCAGCGCCGCCAGACGCATCGCGGGACGCATATAGTCGGTAAAGACGGCGAAAGTCGCGCAGAACCCGCGCAATCCGCCGTGCAGGGTGATACCGGACGTTACGCACGCCATCGCGAATTCCCTGATGCCGAACCGGATCGTACGGCCGCCCCTGTTTTGAGCCGAGTAAATACCGTAACCGGGAAGCGCCGTCGCGTTCGGGCCTTCAAGATCCGCCGACCCGCCGACGAGCGCCGGACAGCGCGCGGCCAAAGAAGCAAGCATCGCGCCGGACGCCTTGCGCGTCGCAAGCGAATCGCCCGCCGCGTACCGGGGAACGGCACCCTCGCCGCTTACGGAACGCGAACGCATCGCGTCCCATTGCGCACGCAGCTGCGGGTTCGCGGCTGACCAAGCGGCGAACACCGCGTTCCAGTCGGCCTCGGCCTGAGTGAACGCGGCTTTTTTCCGGTCAAAATATTCGTATGCGGCAGAATCTACGTAAAAGAACTTTTCCGGATCCAGTCCGAGTTTTTTCTTAGCTTTCGCAACGTTTTCGTCGCCGAGCGGCGCACCGTGCGCTGCGGCGGTTCCCTCCACCGGAGAACCTTTGCCGATCACCGATTTCAACATAATCAGCGAGGGCCGTTCGGTATCGGCCTTTGCCTGCGCAACAAGCGCCGCAATTCCTTCCATATCGTACATGGAACCGGACAGCACCTGCCAGCCGTACGCTTTGTAGCGCATCGCAACGTCTTCGGTAAACGCTTCGTCGGTAGAACCGTCGATGCTTATTTTATTTTCATCGTAAAATACGATCAGTTTGCCGAGTTTCAGATGCCCGGCTAGGCTCGACGCTTCGGAAGAAACGCCTTCCATAAGACAGCCTTCGCCGACCAGTGAATACGTATAGTGATCTACGATCGTATGTTCGGCGGTATTGAACCGGGAGGCGAGCATCGTTTCGGCGATCGCTTCACCGACGGCCAGCGCGACGCCCTGTCCCAGCGGACCGCTCGTATTTTCAACGCCGTCGGTCCAGCCGTATTCGGGATGCCCGGGGCACTTTGAGCCGACTTGCCGGAACGCACGGATATCATC
This sequence is a window from Treponema brennaborense DSM 12168. Protein-coding genes within it:
- a CDS encoding P-loop NTPase, translating into MQIIPVASGKGGVGKSLLSANLAIALGQAGKKVILVDLDLGASNLHLVIGHQAPKKGLGTYLSGQSSFEDIVTPSEYENVSFIPGDSEIPGMTAIKLSQKNDLIRKLQNLKTDYLILDLGAGTHLTILDMFLLSPQGIVVTAPTVTATLNGYLFLKNTVFRMMYNTFKKNSKAYAFLERLKADATSLQRLYIPKLTDHIATIDPESAAAFRRRMQQFKPRLILNMIDDPRDADKSLKIRRSCSEYLGLELEHLGVIYRDSMQDKALASRLPVIVYKPQSVLAQSVYRIAEKIMRSETLLFDTNTADSFELAEAEANDDFEAKLSYVEDLVGSGALTMGDLAETIKTQQYEITQLKKENQLLKSKIVKACSQGFKL
- the lgt gene encoding prolipoprotein diacylglyceryl transferase — protein: MPLALKYPSWIHPEIFPGIPFLNLFRWYGLMYIFAFATAFLVLRKLVKEGALDTAGYCVTEDDLFSFFATGILFLLIGARVFSAFVYDTSGIYRAKPWLIFWPFDESGRFTGLAGMSYHGGFIGGLLGMIFWCVRKKKPVLKWIDAMAIAIPLGYTFGRLGNFLNGELFGRVTTMPWGIVFPDAQKFSASIPWVRDIADKAGIVIAEGQKLVNLPRHPSQLYEAFFEGIVLWTLLWFCRKRKPFDGFMAALYTIGYGTVRFVIEYFREPDADLGYRIETVAGTPTYFNTSLLNISTGQILCLLMIGGGLILMLLCAVRARRSGKK
- the tkt gene encoding transketolase yields the protein MNLKGLEAVALSIRSLSMDAIQKAKSGHPGLPLGCAELAAVLYGEIMKHNPADSHWADRDRFLLSAGHGSMLLYSILHLSGYGVTTDDIRAFRQVGSKCPGHPEYGWTDGVENTSGPLGQGVALAVGEAIAETMLASRFNTAEHTIVDHYTYSLVGEGCLMEGVSSEASSLAGHLKLGKLIVFYDENKISIDGSTDEAFTEDVAMRYKAYGWQVLSGSMYDMEGIAALVAQAKADTERPSLIMLKSVIGKGSPVEGTAAAHGAPLGDENVAKAKKKLGLDPEKFFYVDSAAYEYFDRKKAAFTQAEADWNAVFAAWSAANPQLRAQWDAMRSRSVSGEGAVPRYAAGDSLATRKASGAMLASLAARCPALVGGSADLEGPNATALPGYGIYSAQNRGGRTIRFGIREFAMACVTSGITLHGGLRGFCATFAVFTDYMRPAMRLAALMKLPVLYVLTHDSIYVGEDGPTHQPIETISCVRAIPGMQVIRAGDAEETVEAWNMAMSVTDHPVCLFFTRQNITVYEKDDPDWRNTMRCGAYVVRRGADVPDVTVLATGSEVELALNAAKLVNGKTVRVVSVPDRELFASQPAALRKLITGAAPRVIVAEAGSKLGWEGFVSAEKDIFCLKDFGASGPAKKVAEHFGFTAEKLAELISQ